The Fictibacillus arsenicus genome contains a region encoding:
- a CDS encoding HU family DNA-binding protein — MKKMDLVDAVRNATSMNKKESALAVDAVLNAITDALKNGESVQLIGFGTFETRNRNARKGRNPLTGEEIMIQASNVPAFKPGKSLKEAVKAV, encoded by the coding sequence ATGAAAAAAATGGATTTAGTAGATGCAGTACGTAATGCAACAAGTATGAACAAAAAGGAATCAGCACTTGCTGTTGATGCGGTATTAAACGCGATTACAGATGCTTTGAAAAATGGTGAAAGCGTACAGCTCATCGGTTTCGGAACATTTGAAACACGTAACCGCAACGCGAGAAAAGGACGCAACCCGCTGACTGGTGAGGAGATCATGATCCAGGCAAGCAATGTTCCTGCATTTAAGCCAGGAAAATCGCTGAAAGAAGCTGTAAAAGCAGTTTAA
- a CDS encoding PAS domain-containing sensor histidine kinase encodes MNVTSQDDLLAVTTFKEMIDVLPEFVCIKYPDGTWAEANRFALNIYGIYDNDYKGKSLEEMENRLSSEVVERCNLSDQKAWETKKPTKTAEKIKMKNGRVIMLELIKQPTFTKDGKPQMLVVTGRDITPHKQKEEELSVALDLLESVLKGTTDAILILNTRQEVIKVNDAFEQMFGWEEEDFSEENDTIPVITPAHLQDESIEIINLLKQGQSVPLHETQRIHKDGTVFDVSASFSNICDMDGKIMGFVIVYRDITSQKKVERALRESEAKYRLIAEHSTDLITVIDPSGLIQYVSPSHFTVLGYEEGEIKGAILDLVHPDDMEGLSDQFMKALVKKIPFQTEFRLRHKNGDWILLEARGVPVMTKEGHVESLVTFARDVTKAKQTEELMLKSEKLSVLGELAAGVAHEIRNPLTSLKGFTKLLSDADDVIRLEYLRIMESELNRINDIVGELMLVAKPQAVSFELTNIRDLIFSVVRLLETQAIMRNIQIWVNIADDIPPVYGVENQLKQLFINLLKNAIESMDSDGEIHIKIGTKNERVTIELKDQGCGIPADRLKTLGEPFYTTKEKGTGLGLMVCFKIIDEHGGAIHFSSVEGQGTRVEIELPTASVHIN; translated from the coding sequence ATGAATGTAACAAGCCAGGACGACCTTCTTGCAGTTACTACTTTTAAAGAAATGATCGATGTCCTGCCTGAATTTGTATGTATTAAATATCCTGATGGAACTTGGGCAGAAGCAAACCGGTTCGCGTTAAATATCTACGGAATATACGATAATGACTACAAAGGAAAAAGTTTGGAGGAAATGGAGAACAGACTCTCGAGTGAAGTTGTTGAAAGATGCAATCTATCAGATCAGAAAGCTTGGGAAACGAAGAAACCTACTAAAACAGCTGAAAAGATAAAAATGAAGAACGGCCGAGTGATTATGCTCGAACTGATCAAACAGCCGACGTTTACAAAAGACGGCAAACCGCAAATGCTGGTCGTTACCGGAAGAGATATCACCCCGCATAAGCAGAAGGAAGAAGAATTAAGCGTTGCGTTAGACCTTTTGGAATCCGTTCTTAAAGGTACTACAGATGCGATTCTTATATTAAATACGAGACAAGAAGTAATAAAAGTAAATGATGCGTTTGAACAAATGTTTGGGTGGGAAGAAGAGGATTTTTCTGAAGAAAATGATACCATTCCAGTCATTACACCGGCTCATTTGCAAGATGAATCGATAGAGATTATCAACCTATTAAAGCAAGGTCAGTCTGTTCCTCTACATGAAACGCAGCGAATTCATAAAGATGGAACAGTATTTGACGTGTCTGCTTCCTTTTCTAATATTTGTGATATGGATGGGAAAATAATGGGGTTTGTTATCGTTTACCGTGATATTACTTCACAGAAAAAAGTAGAGCGGGCTCTACGGGAAAGTGAGGCGAAATATCGTTTGATCGCAGAACATTCGACGGATTTAATCACTGTTATTGACCCTTCAGGACTGATTCAGTATGTATCTCCTTCACACTTTACGGTTTTAGGCTATGAGGAAGGAGAGATTAAGGGAGCTATTCTTGATCTCGTTCATCCTGATGATATGGAAGGGCTGTCCGACCAGTTTATGAAGGCACTCGTTAAAAAAATTCCTTTTCAGACTGAATTTCGGCTGCGCCACAAAAACGGTGATTGGATTCTATTAGAAGCAAGAGGAGTTCCGGTCATGACGAAAGAAGGTCATGTAGAGAGTCTGGTTACATTCGCGAGAGATGTCACGAAAGCTAAGCAGACAGAAGAGCTGATGCTTAAATCAGAGAAATTATCTGTACTTGGTGAATTGGCTGCCGGTGTTGCACATGAGATTCGAAACCCGCTTACTTCATTAAAGGGGTTTACGAAACTTTTGTCAGATGCTGATGATGTAATCCGCCTAGAGTATTTACGTATTATGGAATCCGAGCTTAACCGGATCAATGATATTGTCGGAGAATTGATGCTCGTTGCAAAACCACAGGCGGTAAGTTTCGAACTTACAAACATAAGAGATCTGATCTTTAGTGTTGTAAGGCTGTTAGAAACCCAGGCAATTATGAGGAACATTCAAATCTGGGTGAATATAGCTGATGATATTCCGCCAGTTTACGGTGTCGAAAACCAGTTGAAGCAGCTGTTCATCAATCTGCTGAAGAATGCGATTGAAAGTATGGATTCAGATGGAGAAATTCACATAAAAATTGGTACAAAAAATGAGAGAGTCACGATTGAATTAAAGGATCAAGGCTGCGGAATCCCTGCAGACAGACTAAAGACTTTAGGAGAACCTTTTTATACAACAAAAGAAAAGGGGACAGGATTAGGTTTAATGGTGTGTTTTAAAATTATTGACGAACACGGCGGTGCAATTCATTTTTCTTCTGTTGAAGGTCAGGGAACTCGTGTTGAGATTGAATTGCCTACAGCTTCGGTTCATATAAATTAG